Sequence from the Thermococcus sp. 21S9 genome:
TTCATGAGCAAGTGGATGATTTATCAATCAACATTCCTCTCAGGAAATGGTCTATTAGTGTTCTTTGGAGTGATGGCGCTATTCATAAGTGCTGCAACCTTGGCTTCATTCATAAAGTTCTATACTACCGCATTTGGTGGAGAACCAACTAAATTAACGCAGAACGTAAAAGAAGTTTCCTCCTCAATGCTCATTGCAAAAGGCTTCTTAGCTTCACTCTGTCTGCTCTTAGGTTTGATCCCAGCACTAATCTTGCCATTGCTCCTTTCACCAGGTAAGGCATTAGCTAATGTTGACTTAAGCGGATTAATAACCACT
This genomic interval carries:
- a CDS encoding proton-conducting transporter membrane subunit translates to RDLNALGGLAKLMPFTAIFTLIAALSIAGTPPFNGFMSKWMIYQSTFLSGNGLLVFFGVMALFISAATLASFIKFYTTAFGGEPTKLTQNVKEVSSSMLIAKGFLASLCLLLGLIPALILPLLLSPGKALANVDLSGLITT